In Hippopotamus amphibius kiboko isolate mHipAmp2 unplaced genomic scaffold, mHipAmp2.hap2 H_1, whole genome shotgun sequence, a genomic segment contains:
- the LOC130842978 gene encoding zinc finger protein OZF-like isoform X1: protein MKASARDAHACARSSLGGVAVCPRRGGAGPDEGSLRRRIEYLAADFWRGGSVLGYLLCISGIHPCQGETFRQRGTAASALMEHEVPSSSSALHSQVLQERSATKGGMTARLLEGTSQRPVTFRDVAINFSQEEWGFLDPAQRELYTAVMSETYQNLVWLGISISVPNVASLLEQGTQPWVMRAEEARSPRAECESIQKSKELSVRKRIKEETYQHETVREKTSGACRVYEKTSRTRTRHITHQKTLKEEKSCQCRECGKSFRRRSTLVQHQRIHTGERPYQCGECGKTFHQRAHLTQHQRIHTGEKPYACGQCTRTFSQMAHLSQHQITHSREKIHACGECGKAFSRPSALADHQRIHSGEKPFACQVCGRAFTQSAQLIRHRKIHSGEKPYACSECAKSFIRLSSLIEHQRGHSGEKPYQCEHCQKAFCRLVQLTQHRRIHTGEKPYACKECGRAFTCRSHFVVHRRSHTGERPYQCQACGKTFSSNSSLVTHDRTHSGVKPFGCHTCGKAFNTSSSLCQHKRIHTGEKPFSCQDCGKSFRCRSHLTRHQRIHTEEY, encoded by the exons ATGAAAGCATCGGCGAGGGACGCACACGCATGCGCGCGGTCGTCCCTAGGGGGCGTGGCTGTGTGCCCgcggcggggtggggcggggccggaTGAGGGAAGTCTGCGCAGGCGCATCGAGTACCTCGCCGCCGATTTCTGGAGGGGCGGAAGCGTTTTGGGTTACCTG ctCTGCATCTCAGGAATCCACCCTTGTCAGGGAGAGACATTTAGACAGAGAGGAACAGCTGCCTCAGCCCTGATGGAGCATGAAG ttccttcctcctcctcagctcTGCATTCACAGGTTCTTCAAGAGAGAAGTGCCACGAAGGGCGGCATGACCGCTAGACTTCTGGAAGGCACATCACAG CGACCAGTGACATTCCGAGATGTGGCCATCAACTTCTCCCAAGAAGAGTGGGGATTCCTGGACCCTGCTCAGAGAGAACTGTACACAGCTGTGATGTCGGAGACTTACCAGAACCTGGTCTGGCTGG gcATTTCCATTTCTGTGCCCAATGTTGCTTCCCTACTGGAGCAAGGCACCCAGCCCTGGGTGATGAGGGCAGAGGAGGCAAGGTCTCCACGGGCAG aGTGCGAGTCCATACAGAAGAGCAAGGAATTGTCCGTAAGGAAGAGGATAAAAGAAGAAACGTACCAACATGAAACAGTGAGGGAAAAAACGAGCGGCGCATGTAGAGTGTACGAAAAAACCTCCCGCACCAGGACGCGCCACATCACCCATCAGAAAAccctaaaggaagagaaaagctgCCAGTGCCGCGAGTGTGGGAAGTCCTTCCGCCGCCGCTCCACGCTGGTCCAGCACCAGCGCATCCACACGGGAGAGCGACCCTATCAGTGCGGCGAGTGCGGCAAAACCTTCCACCAGCGTGCCCACCTCACCCAGCACCAGCGCATCCACACCGGGGAGAAGCCCTACGCCTGCGGGCAGTGCACACGCACCTTCAGCCAGATGGCCCACCTCTCCCAGCATCAGATCACCCACAGCAGAGAGAAGATCCACGCATGCGGTGAGTGCGGGAAGGCCTTCAGCCGCCCGTCGGCCCTCGCGGACCACCAGAGAATCCACAGCGGAGAGAAGCCCTTCGCGTGTCAGGTGTGCGGCAGAGCCTTCACCCAGAGCGCCCAGCTCATCAGGCACCGCAAGATCCACTCCGGAGAAAAGCCCTACGCGTGCAGCGAGTGTGCCAAGTCCTTCATCCGCCTCTCCTCCCTGATCGAGCATCAGAGAGGTCACAGCGGGGAGAAACCCTACCAGTGTGAGCACTGCCAGAAGGCCTTCTGCCGCCTGGTGCAGCTAACCCAGCACCGCAGGATTCACACTGGCGAGAAGCCCTACGCGTGCAAGGAATGTGGCCGGGCCTTTACCTGTAGGTCCCATTTCGTGGTTCACAGGAGGAGTCACACGGGAGAGAGACCCTACCAATGTCAGGCGTGCGGGAAGACCTTTAGTAGCAATTCTTCGCTGGTGACGCACGACAGGACGCACAGTGGAGTGAAGCCCTTCGGCTGCCACACGTGTGGGAAGGCCTTCAACACGTCCTCCTCGCTCTGTCAGCATAAGAGAATTCATACCGGCGAAAAGCCCTTCAGTTGCCAGGACTGCGGGAAGTCCTTCAGGTGCAGGTCACACCTTACTCGACATCAGCGAATTCACACGGAAGAATATTGA
- the ZNF471 gene encoding LOW QUALITY PROTEIN: zinc finger protein 471 (The sequence of the model RefSeq protein was modified relative to this genomic sequence to represent the inferred CDS: deleted 1 base in 1 codon), whose protein sequence is MRVKVVELGAEGSTVPGITLPGHCCSPRERSQEEKAKMTVELVKAIPQDLVTFKDVAIDFSQEEWKWLNPAQRSLYRSMMLENYQNLASLGLCISKPCVISLLEQGQEPWETKSEMRRSPFPDWESVYETQELPLKQFVCDNVLMGKTKSYGLGCPTFGENWKCEDLFERQLLSQETFIRQETVTQKETLTVEVDNRFNKCGKSVPLDNAEETIYNHKSDKKSVSKNSMVVKHKKVYAGKKLFKCNECKKTFTQSSSLTVHQRIHTGEKPYECKECGKAFNQSQHLAQHYRIHTGEKLFECKECRKAFSQNVHLIQHQRIHTGEKPYTCKECRKAFSQPAHLAQHQRIHTGEKPYKCKECGKAFSDGSSFARHQRCHTGKRPYECIECGKAFRQNTSLIRHWRYYHTGEKPFDCIDCGKAFSDHIGLIQHRRIHTGEKPYKCNVCGKTFSYGSSLTVHQRIHTGEKPYECDVCGKAFSHHASLTQHQRVHSGEKPYECRECGKAFRQSIHLASHLRIHTGEKPYECKECGKAFSISSQLATHQRIHTGEKPYECKECGKAFNQRAHLAQHHKIHTGEKPYECTECGKAFSQTTRLIQHQRVHTGEKPYKCIECGKAFSDSSSRAQHWRLHTGQRPYECVECEKAFRTKSSLLCHQRCHTGEKPYECSACGKAFSHRQSLTVHQEFILEKNHINVRNVGKPSARLDTLIYIEESTLERDLMIVNSAEKSSDKVHTLLIIRKFMLQSHLRPSALPHPQCHQVL, encoded by the exons ATGAGAGTGAAGGTGGTGGAACTGGGTGCTGAAGGATCCACTGTCCCAGG cATTACCCTCCCAGGACACTGCTGTTCTCCAAGAGAGAGAAGCCAAGAAGAGAAGGCGAAAATGACAGTTGAACTAGTGAAAGCCATACCCCAG GACTTGGTGACATTCAAGGATGTGGCAATAGACTTTTCTCAGGAGGAATGGAAATGGCTGAACCCTGCTCAGAGGAGTTTATACAGGAGTATGATGTTGGAGAACTATCAGAACCTGGCATCACTGG GACTTTGTATCTCTAAGCCATGTGTCATCTCCTTATTGGAGCAAGGGCAAGAGCCCTGGGAGACGAAGAGTGAGATGAGAAGAAGCCCATTCCCAG ATTGGGAATCTGTATATGAGACACAAGAATTACCTCTGAAGCAGTTTGTGTGTGATAATGTATTAATGGGGAAGACTAAAAGCTATGGACTTGGCTGTCCCACTTTTGGAGAAAATTGGAAATGTGAAGATCTTTTTGAGAGGCAGTTGTTAAGCCAAGAGACATTTATCAGGCAAGAAACAGtcactcaaaaagaaaccctTACAGTGGAAGTGGACAACAGATTTAACAAATGTGGGAAATCTGTCCCTCTAGACAATGCAGAAGAGACTATTTATAATCACAAGTCAGATAAAAAAAGCGTTTCCAAAAATTCCATGGTAGTAAAACACAAGAAAGTCTACGCAGgaaagaaactttttaaatgtaatgaatgtAAGAAAACCTTCACCCAGAGCTCATCCCTTACTGTTcaccagagaattcatactggagagaaaccgtatgagtgtaaagaatgtgggaaagccttcaacCAGAGTCAACACCTTGCCCAACACTACAGAATACATACCGGAGAGAAACTCTTTGAATGTAAGGAATGTAGGAAAGCCTTCAGCCAAAATGTACACCTTATTCAGCATcaaagaattcatactggagagaaaccatataCATGCAAGGAGTGTAGAAAAGCCTTTAGCCAGCCTGCACATCTTGCTcagcatcagagaattcacactggggagaagccctataaatgtaaggaatgtggaaagGCCTTCAGTGATGGCTCATCCTTTGCCCGACATCAGAGATGTCACACTGGCAAAAGACCCTATGAATGTAtcgaatgtgggaaagccttcaggcAGAACACGTCCCTTATCCGTCACTGGAGGTATTAtcacactggggagaaaccctTTGACTGTATTgactgtgggaaagccttcagtgaTCACATAGGACTTATTCAGCATaggagaattcatactggagagaagccctacaAATGTAATGTGTGTGGAAAAACCTTCAGCTATGGCTCATCCCTGACTGtccatcagagaattcacacaggagagaaaccatacGAATGTGATGtctgtgggaaagccttcagccaTCATGCCTCACTCACTCAGCACCAAAGAGTGCATTCTGGAGAGAAGCCTTACGAGTGCAGggagtgtgggaaagcctttaggCAGAGCATACACCTTGCTAGTCACCTGAggattcatactggagagaaaccctatgagtgtaaagaatgtggaaaagcttttagcatCAGTTCACAGCTAGCCACTCATcaaagaattcatactggagagaaaccttacgaatgtaaagaatgtgggaaagctttcaacCAGAGGGCACACCTCGCACAGCACCATAAAATTCATACCggagagaaaccttatgagtGTACTGAATGTGGTAAAGCCTTCAGCCAGACTACCCGCCTTATTCAACATCAGAGAGTTCACACgggagagaaaccctataaatgtattgaatgtgggaaggcctttagcGATAGCTCATCCCGCGCTCAGCACTGGAGACTTCACACTGGCCAAAGGCCCTACGAATGTGTGGAGTGTGAGAAGGCATTCAGAACAAAGTCATCACTCCTTTGTCATCAAAGATGTCATACAggggagaaaccttatgaatgtagTGCATGTGGTAAAGCCTTTAGTCATCGGCAATCCCTTACCGTTCATCAG GAATTCATTCTGGAGAAAAACCATATCAATGTAAGGAATGTAGGAAAGCCTTCAGCCAGATTGGACACCTTAATCTACATAGAagaatccacactggagagagATCTTATGATTGTAAACAGTGCGGAAAAGTCTTCAGACAAAGTGCACACCTTGctcatcatcagaaaattcatGCTGCAGAGTCATCTCAGGCCCTCAGCTCTTCCTCATCCCCAGTGTCACCAAGTCCTGTAG
- the LOC130842983 gene encoding endogenous retrovirus group PABLB member 1 Env polyprotein-like — protein MKRLMLQVRNELPTQDQLKELARQAQHLARTTGHSPASMAFFLFGLTSTILSMTVDPVQGNIFISWAHSYADLYNISNCWVCGAMPLSVMDGLPWWVSPLKRGDFPQLCSFLNQLKENHLSLNRMNVSWCDNARMGMKETHNVTFNASQSYKVIEGIYKTFINQSKNIKKNTRFSGEYYQIWDEYLWMTPEKGQLITSATICWEQKEHTFGFNNRSLQRFELKPVGFLSSSMCISTMDVTHNPNHTNIWPGSDWLYNPGIRWVAPNGTSWICGPNVWPWLPVGWVGRCTLGFVFAPGRIRYNKLHQPANLPSLKAQWERSVFHWYDYLAAVFVPSVGSIDIMTRVDALTNFTQAALIDAKKAIEALSEEQSQRRKAVLQNRMALDILTAAQGGTCAVMEVECCVYIPDLSGNVSSAMKDMQNQVKAMSDTPTPFFTPVLSWFKSDWWKTVFTTIIVILIILLCGPCILQFLMNFLTQRLLMFTRIMNNRKI, from the coding sequence ATGAAGAGGCTGATGCTGCAGGTGAGGAATGAATTGCCTACTCAAGATCAGCTGAAGGAACTCGCCCGTCAAGCTCAACATCTTGCTCGCACCACTGGTCATTCCCCGGCATCTATGGCATTCTTTCTATTCGGCCTCACCAGCACCATCCTGAGTATGACCGTCGACCCTGTGCAAGGCAACATTTTCATCTCCTGGGCACATTCTTACGCTGACTTGTATAACAtttccaattgttgggtttgcggAGCCATGCCACTTTCTGTTATGGACGGTCTTCCATGGTGGGTGTCACCACTAAAAAGAGGAGACTTTCCGCAACTATGCAGTTTTCTTAATCAGTTGAAAGAGAATCACCTCAGTCTTAATCGTATGAATGTATCTTGGTGTGATAATGCTCGCATGGGAATGAAAGAGACTCATAATGTTACCTTTAATGCTAGTCAGAGCTATAAAGTTATAGAAGGTATTTACAAAACATTTATTAATCAatccaaaaatattaagaaaaatacccGCTTTAGTGGAGAATATTATCAAATTTGGGATGAGTATCTGTGGATGACTCCTGAGAAAGGACAATTGATTACTTCAGCCACAATTTGCTGGGAGCAAAAAGAGCATACATTTGGCTTTAATAACAGATCTCTACAGCGCTTTGAATTAAAGCCTGTAGGATTTCTGTCATCTTCCATGTGCATATCCACAATGGACGTTACCCATAATCCTAATCATACTAATATTTGGCCTGGCTCAGATTGGCTTTACAATCCTGGCATTCGTTGGGTAGCCCCTAATGGAACCAGCTGGATCTGTGGACCAAATGTTTGGCCATGGCTCCCCGTGGGATGGGTAGGACGCTGTACGTTAGGGTTTGTCTTTGCTCCTGGAAGAATTAGGTATAATAAATTGCATCAACCTGCAAATTTGCCCTCCTTAAAGGCACAATGGGAAAGGTCTGTTTTTCATTGGTATGATTATTTGGCTGCTGTATTTGTACCATCCGTGGGTTCTATAGACATTATGACTCGAGTTGATGCTTTAACTAACTTCACTCAGGCAGCCCTTATAGACGCTAAAAAGGCTATTGAGGCCCTGAGTGAAGAACAATCCCAGAGGAGAAAAGCAGTGCTTCAAAATAGAATGGCACTGGACATACTAACTGCGGCCCAAGGGGGAACCTGTGCTGTAATGGAAGTTGAATGTTGTGTGTATATCCCTGATCTTTCAGGAAATGTGTCCTCTGCTATGAAAGATATGCAAAATCAGGTTAAAGCCATGTCTGATACCCCTACCCCCTTTTTTACCCCTGTACTGTCTTGGTTTAAGTCTGACTGGTGGAAAACTGTGTTTACTACCATAATAGTGATATTGATTATACTTTTGTGTGGACCCTGTATTTTACAATTTCTTATGAATTTCTTAACCCAGAGATTGCTGATGTTTACACGAATTatgaataatagaaaaatttag
- the LOC130842975 gene encoding LOW QUALITY PROTEIN: endogenous retrovirus group K member 113 Gag polyprotein-like (The sequence of the model RefSeq protein was modified relative to this genomic sequence to represent the inferred CDS: deleted 1 base in 1 codon; substituted 1 base at 1 genomic stop codon): MGQGNSRQLFVYMLKNMLRARGIQVNKTQLEKFLAFVEEVCPWFPEEGTMSLATWKRVGEKLHEHYSIHGPSKIPIDAFSLWALIRDCLDPEHEENKMRLAMRGTFSDAEPGTNDPDSIKPTAPPEPVYAAPEGVACPIKLRTTDEDSLDPADQAELEDQAAHYHDEDSPWEVMMNLEQTPPKDNSDSSAFDFRQLRGMLKEIIQXLPENISEKQSKHPPLSPAYPPSAIAGLNPPPPFEESVHPPTVGMNSRYSKLLFSPLQQALRQANKEGESLPGFPALYPVPEDAQQRRHYEPLPFKQLKELKVACAQYGATAPFTMAIVEGLGSQYLPPNDWKQVAKACLTGGNYLLWKSEYAEQRQMLSDVNRQQGINVSYEMLIGEGPYQDMHNQLNYPPNAYPQINAAAIQAWKKLPNSEKKMEDLSKIRQGPDEPYQDFVARLLEAVGKVIGNEQAGMIFAKQLAFENANSACQAALRPYKKKGGLSNYIRICADIGPSYVQGIAFAAALQGKSVKEVLFQQNKKGQIKGQRRVAGPPGSCYACGQLGHRLAQCPQRSRQPQEGSPLVVAQQPGMCPRCKKGKHWAKDCQSKTDINGKTLPPLQGNWVRGQPQAPKQCYGAMQSPALPGMSQNNKEGLLGNCSEPPQEAQDWTSVPPPTQY; the protein is encoded by the exons ATGGGGCAAGGTAATAGTAGGCAATTGTttgtatatatgttaaaaaatatgttaagagCTAGAGGTATACAGGTTAACAAAACTCAGTTGGAAAAATTTTTAGCATTTGTAGAAGAAGTGTGCCCATGGTTTCCTGAGGAAGGTACCATGAGTTTAGCTACCTGGAAAAGGGTAGGGGAAAAATTACATGAACATTATTCTATTCATGGACCTAGTAAAATCCCCATAGATGCTTTTTCCTTATGGGCTCTTATCAGGGACTGTTTAGACCCCGAACATGAGGAGAACAAAATGAGATTAGCAATGCGAGGAACCTTTTCCGATGCAGAGCCTGGGACAAATGACCCTGATAGTATTAAACCAACTGCCCCACCAGAACCCGTATATGCTGCCCCAGAGGGTGTTGCCTGTCCGATAAAATTAAGAACTACTGATGAAGATAGTTTAGACCCCGCTGATCAAGCCGAGTTAGAGGATCAAGCCGCCCATTATCACGATGAGGACTCTCCTTGGGAGGTAATGATGAACTTAGAACAAACGCCCCCAAAAGATAATTCGGATAGTTCCGCTTTTGATTTTCGACAATTACGGGGAATGTTAAAGGAGATTATTCAGTGACTACcagaaaatataagtgaaaaacaATCCAAACATCCGCCTTTGTCGCCCGCATACCCACCTTCAGCTATTGCTGGCCTCAACCCCCCTCCACCGTTTGAGGAATCTGTCCATCCTCCTACGGTCGGGATGAATTCGAGATATTCTAAACTGCTTTTTTCGCCCTTGCAGCAAGCCTTACGGCAGGCAAATAAAGAGGGGGAAAGCCTCCCTGGCTTCCCTGCATTGTATCCTGTACCCGAGGATGCCCAGCAACGAAGGCATTACGAACCTTTGCCTTTCAAACAATTAAAGGAGTTAAAAGTGGCCTGTGCTCAGTATGGAGCAACAGCACCTTTTACCATGGCCATAGTAGAAGGGCTAGGAAGTCAATACTTACCCCCTAATGATTGGAAACAGGTCGCTAAGGCTTGTCTCACAGGAGGAAATTATTTATTATGGAAATCTGAGTATGCCGAGCAACGGCAGATGTTA TCAGATGTTAATCGTCAGCAAGGCATTAATGTTTCTTATGAAATGCTTATTGGGGAAGGACCCTACCAAGATATGCATAATCAATTAAATTATCCTCCTAATGCTTATCCCCAAATTAATGCGGCGGCTATACAAGCCTGGAAAAAGCTCCCTAATTCTGAGAAAAAGATGGAAGATTTATCAAAAATCCGTCAGGGGCCAGATGAACCGTATCAAGATTTTGTTGCTAGACTACTTGAGGCAGTGGGGAAAGTTATTGGAAATGAACAAGCTGGGATGATATTTGCTAAACAACTAGCTTTTGAAAATGCTAATTCTGCTTGTCAAGCTGCTTTACGACCCTATAAAAAGAAAGGGGGTTTATCCAATTATATCAGAATTTGTGCGGATATTGGGCCTTCTTATGTGCAAGGTATTGCATTTGCTGCAGCCTTACAAGGAAAATCAGTAAAGGAAGTActatttcaacaaaataaaaagggacAAATTAAGGGCCAACGCCGTGTAGCCGGCCCGCCAGGGAGTTGTTACGCTTGCGGACAATTAGGacatagacttgctcaatgcccGCAGCGATCCAGACAGCCCCAGGAAGGGAGTCCTTTAGTTGTAGCTCAGCAACCAGGAATGTGCCCCAGGTGTAAAAAGGGAAAACACTGGGCTAAAGATTGTCAATCTAAGACAGATATAAATGGAAAAACCCTGCCACCGCTGCAGGGAAACTGGGTAAGGGGCCAGCCCCAGGCCCCGAAACAATGTTATGGGGCAAtgcagagcccagccctgccaggaaTGAGTCAAAACAACAAAGAAGGACTGTTAGGGAATTGTTCAGAGCCACCCCAGGAAGCGCAGGACTGGACCTCCGTTCCTCCGCCTACACAGTACTAA
- the LOC130842978 gene encoding zinc finger protein OZF-like isoform X3, whose amino-acid sequence MKVLQERSATKGGMTARLLEGTSQRPVTFRDVAINFSQEEWGFLDPAQRELYTAVMSETYQNLVWLGISISVPNVASLLEQGTQPWVMRAEEARSPRAECESIQKSKELSVRKRIKEETYQHETVREKTSGACRVYEKTSRTRTRHITHQKTLKEEKSCQCRECGKSFRRRSTLVQHQRIHTGERPYQCGECGKTFHQRAHLTQHQRIHTGEKPYACGQCTRTFSQMAHLSQHQITHSREKIHACGECGKAFSRPSALADHQRIHSGEKPFACQVCGRAFTQSAQLIRHRKIHSGEKPYACSECAKSFIRLSSLIEHQRGHSGEKPYQCEHCQKAFCRLVQLTQHRRIHTGEKPYACKECGRAFTCRSHFVVHRRSHTGERPYQCQACGKTFSSNSSLVTHDRTHSGVKPFGCHTCGKAFNTSSSLCQHKRIHTGEKPFSCQDCGKSFRCRSHLTRHQRIHTEEY is encoded by the exons ATGAAG GTTCTTCAAGAGAGAAGTGCCACGAAGGGCGGCATGACCGCTAGACTTCTGGAAGGCACATCACAG CGACCAGTGACATTCCGAGATGTGGCCATCAACTTCTCCCAAGAAGAGTGGGGATTCCTGGACCCTGCTCAGAGAGAACTGTACACAGCTGTGATGTCGGAGACTTACCAGAACCTGGTCTGGCTGG gcATTTCCATTTCTGTGCCCAATGTTGCTTCCCTACTGGAGCAAGGCACCCAGCCCTGGGTGATGAGGGCAGAGGAGGCAAGGTCTCCACGGGCAG aGTGCGAGTCCATACAGAAGAGCAAGGAATTGTCCGTAAGGAAGAGGATAAAAGAAGAAACGTACCAACATGAAACAGTGAGGGAAAAAACGAGCGGCGCATGTAGAGTGTACGAAAAAACCTCCCGCACCAGGACGCGCCACATCACCCATCAGAAAAccctaaaggaagagaaaagctgCCAGTGCCGCGAGTGTGGGAAGTCCTTCCGCCGCCGCTCCACGCTGGTCCAGCACCAGCGCATCCACACGGGAGAGCGACCCTATCAGTGCGGCGAGTGCGGCAAAACCTTCCACCAGCGTGCCCACCTCACCCAGCACCAGCGCATCCACACCGGGGAGAAGCCCTACGCCTGCGGGCAGTGCACACGCACCTTCAGCCAGATGGCCCACCTCTCCCAGCATCAGATCACCCACAGCAGAGAGAAGATCCACGCATGCGGTGAGTGCGGGAAGGCCTTCAGCCGCCCGTCGGCCCTCGCGGACCACCAGAGAATCCACAGCGGAGAGAAGCCCTTCGCGTGTCAGGTGTGCGGCAGAGCCTTCACCCAGAGCGCCCAGCTCATCAGGCACCGCAAGATCCACTCCGGAGAAAAGCCCTACGCGTGCAGCGAGTGTGCCAAGTCCTTCATCCGCCTCTCCTCCCTGATCGAGCATCAGAGAGGTCACAGCGGGGAGAAACCCTACCAGTGTGAGCACTGCCAGAAGGCCTTCTGCCGCCTGGTGCAGCTAACCCAGCACCGCAGGATTCACACTGGCGAGAAGCCCTACGCGTGCAAGGAATGTGGCCGGGCCTTTACCTGTAGGTCCCATTTCGTGGTTCACAGGAGGAGTCACACGGGAGAGAGACCCTACCAATGTCAGGCGTGCGGGAAGACCTTTAGTAGCAATTCTTCGCTGGTGACGCACGACAGGACGCACAGTGGAGTGAAGCCCTTCGGCTGCCACACGTGTGGGAAGGCCTTCAACACGTCCTCCTCGCTCTGTCAGCATAAGAGAATTCATACCGGCGAAAAGCCCTTCAGTTGCCAGGACTGCGGGAAGTCCTTCAGGTGCAGGTCACACCTTACTCGACATCAGCGAATTCACACGGAAGAATATTGA
- the LOC130842978 gene encoding zinc finger protein OZF-like isoform X2, translating to MKASARDAHACARSSLGGVAVCPRRGGAGPDEGSLRRRIEYLAADFWRGGSVLGYLLCISGIHPCQGETFRQRGTAASALMEHEALHSQVLQERSATKGGMTARLLEGTSQRPVTFRDVAINFSQEEWGFLDPAQRELYTAVMSETYQNLVWLGISISVPNVASLLEQGTQPWVMRAEEARSPRAECESIQKSKELSVRKRIKEETYQHETVREKTSGACRVYEKTSRTRTRHITHQKTLKEEKSCQCRECGKSFRRRSTLVQHQRIHTGERPYQCGECGKTFHQRAHLTQHQRIHTGEKPYACGQCTRTFSQMAHLSQHQITHSREKIHACGECGKAFSRPSALADHQRIHSGEKPFACQVCGRAFTQSAQLIRHRKIHSGEKPYACSECAKSFIRLSSLIEHQRGHSGEKPYQCEHCQKAFCRLVQLTQHRRIHTGEKPYACKECGRAFTCRSHFVVHRRSHTGERPYQCQACGKTFSSNSSLVTHDRTHSGVKPFGCHTCGKAFNTSSSLCQHKRIHTGEKPFSCQDCGKSFRCRSHLTRHQRIHTEEY from the exons ATGAAAGCATCGGCGAGGGACGCACACGCATGCGCGCGGTCGTCCCTAGGGGGCGTGGCTGTGTGCCCgcggcggggtggggcggggccggaTGAGGGAAGTCTGCGCAGGCGCATCGAGTACCTCGCCGCCGATTTCTGGAGGGGCGGAAGCGTTTTGGGTTACCTG ctCTGCATCTCAGGAATCCACCCTTGTCAGGGAGAGACATTTAGACAGAGAGGAACAGCTGCCTCAGCCCTGATGGAGCATGAAG ctcTGCATTCACAGGTTCTTCAAGAGAGAAGTGCCACGAAGGGCGGCATGACCGCTAGACTTCTGGAAGGCACATCACAG CGACCAGTGACATTCCGAGATGTGGCCATCAACTTCTCCCAAGAAGAGTGGGGATTCCTGGACCCTGCTCAGAGAGAACTGTACACAGCTGTGATGTCGGAGACTTACCAGAACCTGGTCTGGCTGG gcATTTCCATTTCTGTGCCCAATGTTGCTTCCCTACTGGAGCAAGGCACCCAGCCCTGGGTGATGAGGGCAGAGGAGGCAAGGTCTCCACGGGCAG aGTGCGAGTCCATACAGAAGAGCAAGGAATTGTCCGTAAGGAAGAGGATAAAAGAAGAAACGTACCAACATGAAACAGTGAGGGAAAAAACGAGCGGCGCATGTAGAGTGTACGAAAAAACCTCCCGCACCAGGACGCGCCACATCACCCATCAGAAAAccctaaaggaagagaaaagctgCCAGTGCCGCGAGTGTGGGAAGTCCTTCCGCCGCCGCTCCACGCTGGTCCAGCACCAGCGCATCCACACGGGAGAGCGACCCTATCAGTGCGGCGAGTGCGGCAAAACCTTCCACCAGCGTGCCCACCTCACCCAGCACCAGCGCATCCACACCGGGGAGAAGCCCTACGCCTGCGGGCAGTGCACACGCACCTTCAGCCAGATGGCCCACCTCTCCCAGCATCAGATCACCCACAGCAGAGAGAAGATCCACGCATGCGGTGAGTGCGGGAAGGCCTTCAGCCGCCCGTCGGCCCTCGCGGACCACCAGAGAATCCACAGCGGAGAGAAGCCCTTCGCGTGTCAGGTGTGCGGCAGAGCCTTCACCCAGAGCGCCCAGCTCATCAGGCACCGCAAGATCCACTCCGGAGAAAAGCCCTACGCGTGCAGCGAGTGTGCCAAGTCCTTCATCCGCCTCTCCTCCCTGATCGAGCATCAGAGAGGTCACAGCGGGGAGAAACCCTACCAGTGTGAGCACTGCCAGAAGGCCTTCTGCCGCCTGGTGCAGCTAACCCAGCACCGCAGGATTCACACTGGCGAGAAGCCCTACGCGTGCAAGGAATGTGGCCGGGCCTTTACCTGTAGGTCCCATTTCGTGGTTCACAGGAGGAGTCACACGGGAGAGAGACCCTACCAATGTCAGGCGTGCGGGAAGACCTTTAGTAGCAATTCTTCGCTGGTGACGCACGACAGGACGCACAGTGGAGTGAAGCCCTTCGGCTGCCACACGTGTGGGAAGGCCTTCAACACGTCCTCCTCGCTCTGTCAGCATAAGAGAATTCATACCGGCGAAAAGCCCTTCAGTTGCCAGGACTGCGGGAAGTCCTTCAGGTGCAGGTCACACCTTACTCGACATCAGCGAATTCACACGGAAGAATATTGA